The following is a genomic window from Gemmatimonadota bacterium.
CGAAGCATGGCTTCCGCACCCGGATGTCCACCCGCTGGGGCCGCGAGACCCTGTCCCGCCGGCGCAAGAAGGGGCGGAAGCAGCTCGTCGTCAGCATCGGCTCCAAAGACGGGAGCCGCTGACGCCAGGCGAACGGCGGCCGCGGTCGAGCCGCCTCGCGGGCCGGGCCGAACGGCTCCGGTGCCTCGAGCAGGGTCGCCGGCGCCGGCAGCGCTTGCTGGAGTTCATCTGGATGGACAACATGGTGGGCCACCCACGGATGGGACTGATCGTTCCGAAGTTCCAGTCCAGCGCGGTGGCCCGCAATCGTTTGCGGCGGCGCCTGCAGGAGCTGTGGCGCCGGGAGATCCAGCCCCGGCAGGGCGGGCGGGACCTCCTGATCCGGGCCCGGAAGGAAGCGTACGGCGTGCCGTTCCAGACGCTCAGGACCGAGCTGCTCACCTGGGTGGGCGGGCTGTGAAGTTCGGCGGCGCGACCGCCTGGCGGCTCGACGACTCGGCGGCTCGACGGCTCTTTCCCCGGCCCACCACCCCGCTCGGCTGGCTGCAGGCGCCGCTCACCTGGCTCAGCATCCTCCTCATCCGTCTGTACCAACTCGTCATCTCCCCGGGTCTGCCCTCCAGCTGCCGGTTCGCGCCGAGCTGTTCGGCGTATACCCTCGAGGCGGTGCAGCGCCACGGTGCCCTGTGGGGCATCTGGCTCGGCGCCCGCCGGCTGGTCCGCTGCCATCCCTGGCATCCGGGCGGCTACGAC
Proteins encoded in this region:
- the rnpA gene encoding ribonuclease P protein component, whose translation is MDNMVGHPRMGLIVPKFQSSAVARNRLRRRLQELWRREIQPRQGGRDLLIRARKEAYGVPFQTLRTELLTWVGGL
- the rpmH gene encoding 50S ribosomal protein L34 gives rise to the protein MNPSYRPRNKRRIAKHGFRTRMSTRWGRETLSRRRKKGRKQLVVSIGSKDGSR
- the yidD gene encoding membrane protein insertion efficiency factor YidD, coding for MQAPLTWLSILLIRLYQLVISPGLPSSCRFAPSCSAYTLEAVQRHGALWGIWLGARRLVRCHPWHPGGYDPVP